A genomic segment from Diceros bicornis minor isolate mBicDic1 chromosome 5, mDicBic1.mat.cur, whole genome shotgun sequence encodes:
- the EMC4 gene encoding ER membrane protein complex subunit 4 isoform X2: MTAQGSLVANRGRRFKWAIELSGPGGGSRGRSDRGGGQGDSLYPVGYLDKQVPDTSVQETDRILVEKRCWDIALGPLKQIPMNLFIMYMAGNTISIFPTMMVCMMAWRPIQALMAISAKDGVQWWRIAFVNLRKKHLVPIWISFTTFSMPRGSSSAH, encoded by the exons ATGACGGCCCAGGGGAGTCTGGTGGCCAACCGAGGCCGGCGCTTCAAGTGGGCCATTGAGCTGAGCGGgcctggaggaggcagcag GGGCCGAAGTGACCGGGGCGGTGGCCAGGGAGACTCGCTGTACCCAGTCGGTTACTTGGACAAGCAAGTGCCTGATACCAGCGTGCAAGAGACAGACCGGATCCTTGTGGAGAAG CGCTGCTGGGACATCGCCTTGGGTCCTCTCAAACAGATTCCCATGAACCTCTTTATCATGTACATGGCAGGCAATACTATCTCCATCTTCCCTACTATGATGGTGTGTATGATGGCTTGGCGACCCATTCAGGCACTTATGGCCATATCAGCCA AGGATGGAGTTCAGTGGTGGAGGATTGCTTTTGTGAACCTGAGAAAGAAGCACCTGGTGCCTATTTGGATCTCATTTACAACCTTCTCTATGCCCCGTGGCTCCTCCTCAGCACACTAA
- the EMC4 gene encoding ER membrane protein complex subunit 4 isoform X1: MTAQGSLVANRGRRFKWAIELSGPGGGSRGRSDRGGGQGDSLYPVGYLDKQVPDTSVQETDRILVEKRCWDIALGPLKQIPMNLFIMYMAGNTISIFPTMMVCMMAWRPIQALMAISATFKMLESSSQKFLQGLVYLIGNLMGLALAVYKCQSMGLLPTHASDWLAFIEPPERMEFSGGGLLL; this comes from the exons ATGACGGCCCAGGGGAGTCTGGTGGCCAACCGAGGCCGGCGCTTCAAGTGGGCCATTGAGCTGAGCGGgcctggaggaggcagcag GGGCCGAAGTGACCGGGGCGGTGGCCAGGGAGACTCGCTGTACCCAGTCGGTTACTTGGACAAGCAAGTGCCTGATACCAGCGTGCAAGAGACAGACCGGATCCTTGTGGAGAAG CGCTGCTGGGACATCGCCTTGGGTCCTCTCAAACAGATTCCCATGAACCTCTTTATCATGTACATGGCAGGCAATACTATCTCCATCTTCCCTACTATGATGGTGTGTATGATGGCTTGGCGACCCATTCAGGCACTTATGGCCATATCAGCCA CTTTCAAGATGCtagaaagttcaagccagaagtTTCTTCAGGGTTTGGTATATCTCATTGGGAACCTCATGGGTTTGGCACTGGCTGTTTATAAGTGCCAGTCAATGGGACTGTTGCCTACACATGCGTCAGATTGGTTAGCCTTCATTGAGCCCCCAGag AGGATGGAGTTCAGTGGTGGAGGATTGCTTTTGTGA